ATAAAGCCGCGACCGTTGGTCGCGCTACAGCGCCGGTTGATGCCGCCACTCCCTCGCGGCTTAGTGACAATTCATCGTTTGGCCGCGACTCGCAGAGGAGCGCGCCCGCGCCAACTGACGCAACCGCAACACATATCCCAGCCGATGATTCGCCGCCGTCGTTGGCGGCCGCCGAGGCAAAATTACCAACCAATGCCAAATCTATCCCAGCCGACGATTTGTCGTCGGTTGCCGGAACGCAATCTGCGCCCGCTGCATCCGGTGTGCAATTCACCTTCGGTTCGTACTTATTGATCGCCTGGCTTCTGGGAGTGCTTGCTGTTTCCGTGTGGCTGGCTTGGGAAACATGGCGGGCATTGTGCCTGCGGCGCAGCGTGCAGATTGTGCATTCCGCGCCGCTGGAGGCGTTGCTGGGTGAAGTTCGCCAGCAATTGAATCTGCGCCGCGGGGCGCAACTGGGCGAAAGCGATGCGGCACGCAGCCCCATGTTGGTGAAATTCCGCACGCCCTGTGTGGTGTTTCCGTCGGGCATGTTGGGTGGTCTGTCATCACCCTCACCCCGGCCCTCTCCCATCAAGGGAGAGGGAGATTTCGCTGAAACCTATCGCATCGAGGGAGAGGGAGATAGAACGCTCACCCCGGACGAAATTCGCTTGGTGTTGGCGCACGAGCTGGCGCATGTCAAACGGCACGATCTGGCCTGGAACGCGCTGGCAGCGGTGGTGCACGTGCTGTTGTATTTTCATCCGCTGGTCTGGCTGGCCAGCCGCTGGTCGCGGCAAGAACAGGAATTGGCCTGCGATGAGTTAGTCATCACCCGCCTGCACGTGGCCGGGCACGATTATGGCCAACTGCTGTTAAAAATTGTCCGGCAACTGGGGCGCGGCTTTCCCACCGGCATGGCCGTGATTGGCATGGCCAGCAGCTATCAAACGCTTTCCCGGAGATTAACGGCGATGAAGCGCATACGCAACTTTTCTCGGCGGCAGATTTTTCTCGGCGGATTGATCGTCTCTCTGTTGGGCGCACTCGCTCTGGTGCCGTGGCGGTTGGTGGCGCAGGAAGCGAAGCAACCGGCCGCAGGAAGTAGTCAGGGGTCAGGGGTCAGTGACCAGGAGAAAAAAAGCACCGAGAAAGGACCTGCCGGCACGCCACCCGCGGCCAACTCAAACGCGCCAGTCGCGACTAAATCCCCAGCCGAAAATTCTTCTGCCCCCGCCGCTCCCGGCGATGAGACAACGCTTAAAAAACTGCTGATCGGCACGTGGCAAGGCGGGCATTATTACGACGAGCTAATCCTGCACGATGATGGCACGTTCGATCGCTTCTCGCGCTACTGGTATTACTTTCCGCGCCGCGGTCGGCCGATTCAAGAGGGCGCAGCCACCGTGGCTGTTGAGCCGACCAACGATGCTGCATATGAAGATCGTTTCGAACGGGGCACGTGGAAGCTGGGGCAGCAGGAAAACACGGATGCGCAGGGAAAAACCAACCCGGTTCCGACGTTAACGCTGGACTCGCAAATCGACGAACACAATGTTCCGCTGTGGCGCACGACGACGATTACCGCACCCTTGTCTTCGCTTCCTCCTACGCCGCGGTCGCCGCGGGAAAGGGGAAGGGGCAGAGGGTCGGCGGAACGGCCCGTATATTCTGCTGACCTGC
This genomic interval from Pirellulales bacterium contains the following:
- a CDS encoding M56 family metallopeptidase; this encodes KAATVGRATAPVDAATPSRLSDNSSFGRDSQRSAPAPTDATATHIPADDSPPSLAAAEAKLPTNAKSIPADDLSSVAGTQSAPAASGVQFTFGSYLLIAWLLGVLAVSVWLAWETWRALCLRRSVQIVHSAPLEALLGEVRQQLNLRRGAQLGESDAARSPMLVKFRTPCVVFPSGMLGGLSSPSPRPSPIKGEGDFAETYRIEGEGDRTLTPDEIRLVLAHELAHVKRHDLAWNALAAVVHVLLYFHPLVWLASRWSRQEQELACDELVITRLHVAGHDYGQLLLKIVRQLGRGFPTGMAVIGMASSYQTLSRRLTAMKRIRNFSRRQIFLGGLIVSLLGALALVPWRLVAQEAKQPAAGSSQGSGVSDQEKKSTEKGPAGTPPAANSNAPVATKSPAENSSAPAAPGDETTLKKLLIGTWQGGHYYDELILHDDGTFDRFSRYWYYFPRRGRPIQEGAATVAVEPTNDAAYEDRFERGTWKLGQQENTDAQGKTNPVPTLTLDSQIDEHNVPLWRTTTITAPLSSLPPTPRSPRERGRGRGSAERPVYSADLPSGQEVNLDHNVFAIERLDDTLLRLKIVDGRQVMLSFQNDGASLRPENTPTLFFRRENPGSTNPAYAAEIPPEIKQLAQLAGLTPDEAQLLAGMHDNRDSVNIQQQGVDLISRAAAGRAHRIDFAELFNLNPEEAKAFVDLMGMVDDRYATALTLTAGNLSPTETSTMQKLQDFRNQLGDVYISAQQLQSPWRGSAAELNKNRQADARVRNKVVRLVQELNDWLDKSVYNWRAGD